The proteins below are encoded in one region of Mycobacterium botniense:
- a CDS encoding universal stress protein, translating into MSSAVAQPGIVVGIDGAAHSHAALRWGAREAVLRNTALTLVYVAASPQPKLQAHRVLEEAVRFVEDMTDEHTRPPINSELISGAPVPALVDLSRKADLIVAGCRGQRAVRRLPFGSVLPGLVHYAHCPVAVIHSEASLPLQGPVLVGIHGSPASEPATALAFDEASRRGAELIALYAWTDAEVPALANREWTGLTRRSWSALQSAAEKTLAERLAGWQERYPDVTVQRMVVVNRPAERLLEHAGSAQLVVVGSPGRSGFAGMVLGSVCTTVLRTVCTPVIVARQR; encoded by the coding sequence ATGTCCAGCGCGGTAGCGCAGCCGGGAATCGTCGTCGGTATCGACGGCGCCGCGCATTCACATGCCGCGCTGCGCTGGGGCGCCCGCGAGGCGGTGCTGCGCAACACGGCGCTGACCCTGGTGTACGTGGCCGCCTCCCCGCAGCCGAAACTGCAGGCACACCGGGTTCTGGAAGAGGCGGTTCGGTTCGTCGAGGATATGACCGACGAGCACACCCGCCCGCCGATCAACAGTGAGCTGATCTCCGGGGCGCCGGTTCCCGCGCTTGTCGACTTGTCCCGGAAAGCCGACCTGATTGTCGCGGGTTGCCGCGGCCAGCGGGCCGTAAGACGCCTGCCCTTCGGATCCGTTCTCCCGGGGCTGGTGCATTACGCCCACTGCCCGGTCGCGGTGATCCACAGCGAGGCGTCACTGCCGCTGCAGGGGCCGGTGCTCGTCGGCATCCACGGTTCGCCGGCCTCGGAGCCGGCCACCGCCCTCGCATTCGACGAGGCTTCCCGGCGGGGTGCCGAGCTGATCGCCCTGTACGCCTGGACCGACGCCGAGGTTCCGGCCCTGGCGAATCGGGAGTGGACCGGGTTGACCAGGCGCTCGTGGTCGGCCCTGCAATCGGCCGCCGAGAAAACGCTGGCCGAGCGGTTGGCCGGCTGGCAGGAACGCTACCCGGACGTGACCGTCCAGCGCATGGTCGTTGTCAACCGGCCCGCGGAGCGCCTGCTCGAGCACGCCGGATCAGCCCAACTCGTCGTCGTGGGCAGCCCCGGGCGCAGTGGTTTTGCCGGCATGGTGCTCGGGTCGGTCTGCACAACGGTGCTGCGAACCGTGTGCACGCCGGTGATCGTCGCCCGGCAACGCTAA
- a CDS encoding precorrin-2 C(20)-methyltransferase, which produces MTKRGTLFGVGLGPGDPELVTVKAARVIGDADVVAYHSARHGRSIARAIAAPYLRPGHIEEHLIYPVTTEATDHPGGYAGALQDFYAEATERIAAHLDAGRDVALLAEGDPLFYSSYMHLHTRLTQRFNAVIVPGVTSVSAAAAAIATPLVAGDQVLSVLPGTLSLAELTHRLADTDAAVVLKLGRSYPAVREALSLAGRLGEAVYVERASTPGQRVSPAAEVDATSVPYFSLALLPGGHRAEPAGGVAVVGLGPGGADWMTPQCRRELAAATDLIGYRRYLDRVPVRDAQRRHPSDNTDETARARLACELAEQGRAVAVVSSGDPGVFAMATAVLEEAKQWPGVRVRVVPAMTAAQAVASRVGAPLGHDYAVISLSDRLKPWRVIAARLSAAAAADLVLAIYNPASTTRTWQVAAMRDLLLAHRDPGTPVVIGRDVSGPGEQVRVVRLADLDPADVDMRCLLIIGSSQTQWYSSDSGDRVFTPRRYPG; this is translated from the coding sequence ATGACTAAGCGGGGAACGCTTTTCGGGGTAGGGCTGGGGCCGGGCGACCCCGAATTGGTGACGGTCAAAGCCGCCCGGGTGATCGGCGACGCCGATGTGGTCGCCTACCACAGCGCCCGCCACGGCCGCAGCATCGCGCGTGCTATCGCTGCACCGTATTTGCGGCCCGGCCACATCGAGGAGCACCTCATTTATCCGGTCACCACCGAGGCGACGGACCATCCGGGCGGCTATGCCGGCGCACTCCAGGATTTTTACGCCGAAGCCACTGAGCGGATCGCGGCGCATCTGGACGCCGGGCGCGACGTGGCGCTGCTCGCCGAGGGCGATCCGTTGTTCTACAGCTCCTATATGCACCTACACACGCGACTGACCCAGCGGTTCAACGCGGTCATCGTGCCGGGCGTGACCTCGGTCAGCGCGGCAGCGGCGGCCATCGCCACTCCGCTGGTGGCCGGCGACCAGGTGCTGTCGGTGCTGCCGGGCACATTGAGCCTCGCCGAGCTGACCCACCGGCTTGCCGACACGGACGCCGCCGTCGTGTTGAAGCTGGGTCGCTCTTATCCAGCGGTGCGGGAAGCGCTTTCACTGGCCGGCCGTCTCGGCGAGGCGGTCTATGTGGAGCGGGCCAGTACACCCGGGCAGCGGGTGTCGCCGGCCGCGGAGGTCGACGCGACCAGCGTGCCCTACTTCTCGCTGGCGCTGCTGCCGGGGGGACACCGGGCCGAACCGGCGGGCGGCGTCGCGGTGGTGGGGCTGGGGCCCGGCGGGGCCGACTGGATGACCCCGCAGTGTCGCCGCGAGCTCGCCGCGGCCACCGATCTGATCGGCTACCGGCGGTACCTGGATCGCGTGCCGGTGCGCGACGCTCAGCGCCGCCACCCCTCCGACAACACCGACGAAACCGCGCGCGCCCGGCTGGCCTGCGAACTGGCTGAGCAGGGACGCGCGGTCGCGGTGGTGTCCTCGGGTGATCCGGGGGTTTTTGCGATGGCCACCGCGGTGCTCGAAGAGGCCAAACAGTGGCCGGGCGTGCGAGTGCGGGTCGTGCCCGCGATGACCGCAGCGCAGGCGGTGGCCAGCCGGGTCGGCGCCCCGCTGGGCCACGACTATGCGGTGATCTCGTTGTCTGACCGGCTCAAACCGTGGCGGGTGATCGCCGCGCGGCTGTCCGCCGCAGCCGCTGCTGACCTGGTGCTGGCGATCTACAACCCGGCGTCCACGACACGAACGTGGCAGGTGGCCGCCATGCGGGATCTGTTGCTGGCGCATCGCGATCCAGGTACTCCGGTGGTGATCGGCCGCGATGTGTCCGGGCCAGGTGAGCAAGTCCGCGTGGTGCGGCTGGCCGATTTGGATCCCGCCGACGTCGACATGCGCTGCCTGCTGATCATCGGATCGTCGCAAACACAGTGGTACTCTTCGGATTCCGGTGACCGGGTGTTCACCCCGCGGCGCTACCCGGGCTGA
- the mtnA gene encoding S-methyl-5-thioribose-1-phosphate isomerase → MAESLMAWRDGALVTVDQRALPHQLRWLRITTVDELIDAITSLAIRGAPALGVSGAFGVALAALAHAGDTEKVQLEAARIASARPTAANLNWGVQRAVAKLPQGAQAVLDEALEMLAEAGRVDRAAASHAADLVLRLCRRRPLRVLTHCNTGRLATAGFGTALGALQVLHARAAIGEVLVAETRPLLQGARLTTWELREAGIPHRLTIDSAAAWAMADGQVDCVIVGADRISADGSVANKIGTYGLALAAHHHRIPFIVVAPESTRDLATTHGRDIVVEQRAAAEITQLGGVATAPADTAVFNPAFDVTPPELVTAVVTENGVVGAANHSVAGEIPQIARELYARGWMPGSAGNISVRTGQTALITGSGLSKGELTTRDLVTVTVADSQQLSGAVPPSAETPVHTAIYRATDAQAVVHVHPPHATTQSIDAPAVLRFSGYELIKGLAANETVAVPVFTNHAEIGRIGADIERYLIGHPDTPPVLFIAGHGITAWGASLAQARDRAECLEAICELVTLTGRREISTHPKNSRRH, encoded by the coding sequence ATGGCTGAGAGCTTGATGGCATGGAGGGACGGTGCGTTGGTCACCGTCGATCAGCGTGCGCTGCCGCACCAGCTGCGCTGGTTGCGGATCACGACGGTCGACGAGCTCATCGACGCGATCACCTCGCTGGCGATCCGGGGCGCTCCGGCGCTGGGGGTGTCGGGGGCGTTCGGGGTGGCACTGGCGGCGTTGGCGCACGCCGGTGATACGGAGAAGGTGCAGCTGGAGGCCGCGCGTATCGCATCGGCGCGGCCGACCGCGGCCAACCTGAACTGGGGGGTACAGCGCGCAGTGGCCAAACTGCCGCAGGGCGCCCAGGCGGTGCTGGACGAGGCCCTCGAGATGCTGGCCGAAGCTGGCCGTGTCGACCGGGCCGCCGCCAGCCATGCGGCGGACCTGGTGCTGCGGTTATGCCGGCGGCGGCCGTTGCGGGTCCTCACCCACTGCAACACCGGGCGGCTAGCCACCGCGGGTTTCGGCACGGCGCTGGGGGCGCTGCAGGTGTTGCATGCGCGGGCCGCGATCGGCGAAGTGCTGGTCGCCGAGACACGCCCGTTGTTGCAGGGAGCCCGGTTGACGACGTGGGAGCTGCGTGAGGCCGGTATCCCGCACCGGCTGACCATCGACTCCGCTGCGGCATGGGCAATGGCGGACGGACAGGTGGACTGCGTGATCGTCGGAGCGGACCGTATCAGCGCCGACGGGTCGGTCGCCAACAAGATCGGCACCTACGGCCTGGCCCTGGCGGCCCATCATCACCGTATCCCGTTTATCGTCGTCGCCCCCGAATCCACGCGGGATCTGGCCACCACGCACGGCCGGGATATCGTTGTCGAGCAGCGCGCCGCGGCCGAAATCACCCAGCTGGGCGGTGTGGCCACCGCGCCGGCAGACACCGCGGTATTCAACCCCGCCTTCGACGTCACCCCGCCGGAACTGGTGACCGCAGTCGTCACCGAAAACGGTGTGGTCGGCGCAGCCAACCACAGTGTGGCAGGCGAGATTCCGCAGATCGCCCGCGAACTGTACGCGCGCGGCTGGATGCCGGGCAGCGCCGGCAACATCTCGGTCCGCACCGGCCAGACCGCACTGATCACCGGCAGCGGACTGTCCAAAGGCGAGCTCACCACCCGAGATCTCGTGACGGTGACTGTCGCCGACTCCCAACAGCTTTCAGGTGCGGTACCGCCCTCAGCGGAGACCCCGGTGCACACCGCGATCTACCGCGCCACCGATGCGCAGGCAGTCGTGCATGTGCATCCGCCGCATGCCACCACCCAGTCGATCGACGCCCCCGCGGTGTTGCGGTTCAGCGGTTATGAGCTCATCAAGGGCCTTGCGGCAAACGAAACCGTCGCCGTCCCGGTGTTCACCAACCACGCTGAGATCGGCCGCATCGGCGCTGATATCGAGCGCTACCTGATCGGGCACCCCGACACGCCGCCGGTGCTGTTCATCGCCGGGCACGGCATCACGGCCTGGGGTGCCAGCCTGGCCCAGGCCCGCGACCGCGCGGAATGCCTGGAGGCCATCTGCGAACTGGTCACCTTGACCGGTCGTCGCGAGATCAGCACCCACCCGAAGAACAGCAGGAGGCATTGA
- a CDS encoding MMPL/RND family transporter produces MSADDGTRPVFMRAVRTFAVPIILAWLLLTLAVNLLVPPIEVVARQHAVTMSPQDAPAMIAAKRIGKKFHEFDSDNLVMVVLIGDKELGTEAHRYYDGLVKKLEADTTHVQHVQNLWADRITAAGVQSSDGKAAYVQLNIAGDQGSTLGNQSVNAVRTIVDRSPPPPGIKAYVTGPGALTTDMNEAADKSMFKMMGVTGVVIMIMLFIVYRSLSTVLLVLVMVGFEMGTARGIVAILGNYNLLGFSTFVVAMLSSLAIAAGTDYAIFLIGRYHEARQAGQDRETAYYTMFRGTYHVILGSGLTIAGASFCLHFARLAYFSALGIPSALGLLVVIAGALTVAPAVVAVATRFGLLDPKRMIKARGWRRVGTAAVRWPAPIFVASLLIALVGVVLMPGMRISFDDRFYIPARFPSNIGYTAAEQHFSAARLNPDILMIDADHDMRNSSDMIILDRIAKDIFRTPGIARIQSITRPLGSPIEHTSIPFQVSMQAIPIQENLQFMKDRMADMLKMSDDLGVMIGSMERLQDLMRQMTDTTHHMNIDMKELKATVDEMRDHLADFDDFARPLHGYVFWEKHCFNIPICWATRSLFDALDDVDKFSADMDALLKDMDHFDAVLPKMLAEFPPIIAVTKAMRGSLLTMHSSFAGLVNQMARMTDTASAMGEAFDSAKTGDYFYLPPEAFDNPDFQKGLKLFLSPDGKAARFIITHTADPATPKGIAAVKPELLAAREAVKGTPLADGKFYLTGTAAVYNDIQTGMRYDLAIVGIGALTLIFVVMVMITRALVASLVIVGTVLVSLGAAFGLSVLAWQYLVGSDLNWIAPVFGLIILLAVGSDYNLLLVSRFQEEISAGLRTGIIRSVGETGQVVTAAGLVFAFTMMSMVASDVRSIGQAGSTIGLGLLFDTLVVRSLMTPSIAALLGRWFWWPQRVRRRPASYLLRAFGPRRLVRSLLLREDSEAVTDRLQGVSS; encoded by the coding sequence GCAAGAAATTTCACGAGTTCGATTCGGACAACCTGGTGATGGTCGTCCTGATCGGTGATAAAGAACTCGGCACCGAGGCTCACCGCTACTACGACGGCTTGGTGAAAAAGCTGGAGGCAGACACCACGCACGTCCAGCATGTCCAAAACTTGTGGGCAGACCGCATCACTGCCGCCGGTGTCCAAAGCAGCGACGGTAAAGCCGCCTACGTCCAGCTCAACATCGCCGGCGATCAGGGCAGCACCCTGGGAAACCAGTCCGTCAACGCGGTGCGGACGATTGTCGACAGATCCCCGCCGCCGCCCGGGATCAAGGCATACGTCACCGGTCCGGGTGCCCTCACGACGGATATGAACGAGGCCGCCGACAAAAGCATGTTCAAAATGATGGGCGTGACCGGCGTGGTCATTATGATCATGCTCTTCATCGTTTATCGCTCCCTCAGCACCGTGCTTCTGGTTCTCGTGATGGTCGGTTTCGAGATGGGCACGGCCCGGGGGATCGTCGCGATTCTCGGAAATTACAATCTCCTGGGATTTTCGACGTTCGTGGTGGCCATGCTGTCGTCACTGGCGATCGCGGCCGGAACGGATTACGCGATATTCCTGATCGGCCGCTACCACGAGGCGCGCCAGGCCGGTCAAGATCGGGAAACAGCGTATTACACGATGTTCCGGGGAACCTACCATGTCATCTTGGGCTCGGGGCTGACAATTGCCGGAGCATCGTTTTGCCTGCACTTCGCGCGGCTGGCCTACTTCAGTGCTCTGGGTATTCCGTCCGCACTGGGGCTGCTCGTCGTTATCGCCGGGGCGCTGACCGTTGCGCCCGCCGTGGTCGCCGTGGCCACGCGGTTCGGCCTGCTCGACCCGAAACGGATGATCAAGGCTCGCGGGTGGCGTCGGGTCGGCACCGCGGCGGTCCGCTGGCCAGCGCCGATCTTCGTGGCCTCCTTGCTGATCGCTTTGGTCGGGGTGGTGCTCATGCCGGGCATGAGGATCAGCTTCGACGATCGCTTCTACATTCCCGCCCGGTTCCCATCCAATATCGGATACACGGCGGCCGAGCAGCATTTCAGCGCCGCCAGGCTGAACCCTGACATTCTCATGATCGACGCCGATCACGACATGCGGAATTCAAGCGACATGATCATCTTGGACCGGATCGCCAAGGATATCTTCCGTACACCCGGTATTGCCAGAATACAAAGCATCACCAGGCCGCTGGGAAGCCCGATCGAACATACCTCGATACCGTTCCAGGTCAGCATGCAGGCGATTCCGATTCAAGAAAACCTGCAGTTCATGAAGGACCGGATGGCCGATATGCTCAAAATGAGCGACGACCTGGGTGTCATGATCGGGTCGATGGAGCGGTTGCAGGATTTGATGCGCCAGATGACCGACACGACTCATCACATGAATATCGACATGAAAGAGCTCAAAGCCACCGTCGACGAGATGAGAGATCATCTGGCGGATTTCGATGATTTCGCCAGGCCGCTGCACGGTTATGTTTTCTGGGAAAAACACTGTTTCAACATCCCGATCTGCTGGGCGACGAGATCACTATTCGACGCGCTCGACGATGTCGACAAATTCAGTGCAGACATGGACGCGCTGCTGAAGGACATGGATCATTTCGATGCGGTGCTGCCGAAAATGCTCGCAGAGTTTCCGCCGATTATCGCGGTCACGAAGGCCATGCGCGGCAGCCTTCTCACCATGCACAGCAGTTTCGCGGGGCTGGTCAACCAGATGGCGCGCATGACAGACACCGCCAGTGCGATGGGCGAGGCGTTTGACTCCGCAAAGACCGGTGACTACTTCTATCTGCCGCCGGAGGCGTTCGACAATCCCGACTTCCAGAAAGGGCTCAAGCTCTTCCTGTCCCCCGACGGTAAAGCGGCGCGCTTCATCATCACCCACACCGCAGACCCGGCCACGCCCAAGGGCATCGCCGCGGTCAAGCCCGAACTCCTCGCCGCCCGGGAAGCCGTGAAGGGGACGCCGCTGGCCGACGGCAAGTTCTATCTGACCGGGACAGCGGCGGTGTACAACGACATACAAACCGGAATGAGATACGACCTGGCCATCGTGGGAATAGGGGCGCTGACACTGATTTTCGTCGTCATGGTGATGATCACCCGCGCCCTGGTCGCCTCCCTGGTGATCGTCGGCACGGTGCTGGTGTCGCTGGGGGCCGCCTTCGGGCTCTCGGTGCTGGCGTGGCAATACCTGGTCGGCTCGGACCTGAACTGGATCGCGCCGGTGTTCGGGTTGATCATCCTGCTGGCCGTCGGATCCGACTACAACCTGCTGTTGGTATCGCGGTTCCAGGAGGAGATCAGCGCGGGATTACGGACCGGCATTATCCGCTCCGTGGGCGAAACCGGTCAGGTGGTCACCGCGGCGGGCCTGGTGTTCGCGTTCACCATGATGTCCATGGTCGCCAGCGACGTGCGCTCCATCGGCCAGGCCGGCAGCACGATCGGCCTCGGCCTGCTGTTCGACACCCTGGTCGTGCGCTCGCTGATGACACCGTCGATTGCGGCGCTGCTGGGGCGCTGGTTCTGGTGGCCGCAACGGGTGCGCCGCCGCCCGGCCAGCTATCTGCTGCGGGCCTTCGGACCGCGACGGCTGGTCCGTTCCCTGCTGCTAAGGGAGGATTCGGAGGCGGTGACCGACAGGCTCCAGGGGGTGTCCAGCTAG
- the cobG gene encoding precorrin-3B synthase translates to MSRTRVRDGCPGALRVHQAADGALVRIRLPGGVLTAAQLAVLARVADRFGAATLELTARGNLQIRRVDDTAAVAHAIDRAGLLPSATHERVRNIVASPLSGRVGGRADVRGWVRELDAAIRAEPRLAALPGRFWFSIDDGRADVAGLGADLGVHLLDDAVALLVAGRDTGLRLSATEVVPTLVELAVRFLEVRENAWRISELDDLSALLPGVEPGATPFRPVTTPPLGLLHQDDGRIALGAAVPLGILRSTVAQSLATFDAPLVVTPWRSVLLCDLDESRAGAALRVLDAAGLVFDETSAWLRVSACTGSPGCAHSAADVRADAAAAARTADSTGHRHFVGCARACGSPPVGQVLVATAEGYRLLRDAALPGAATSGTAGGHPQVKP, encoded by the coding sequence GTGAGCAGAACCCGCGTCCGCGACGGGTGCCCCGGCGCCTTGCGCGTCCATCAGGCCGCCGATGGCGCGCTGGTGCGGATCCGGCTGCCCGGTGGGGTGTTGACCGCCGCACAGTTGGCGGTGCTGGCCAGGGTGGCAGACCGGTTCGGCGCGGCGACACTGGAGCTGACCGCTCGCGGCAATCTCCAAATACGCAGAGTCGATGACACCGCCGCGGTCGCCCATGCCATCGACCGGGCCGGTCTGTTGCCGTCGGCAACCCACGAGCGGGTCCGCAACATCGTCGCCTCGCCGCTTTCCGGCCGGGTCGGCGGGCGCGCTGACGTCCGCGGCTGGGTCCGCGAGCTGGACGCGGCGATCCGGGCCGAACCCAGGCTTGCGGCACTGCCGGGCCGGTTCTGGTTCAGTATCGACGACGGTCGCGCCGACGTCGCCGGCCTGGGCGCTGACCTGGGTGTTCATCTTCTCGACGACGCGGTCGCGTTACTGGTCGCCGGCCGTGATACCGGCCTGCGGCTCAGCGCCACTGAGGTGGTGCCGACATTGGTCGAATTAGCCGTCAGATTCCTTGAGGTTCGGGAAAACGCTTGGCGTATAAGCGAACTGGATGACCTGTCCGCTCTGCTGCCCGGTGTTGAGCCGGGGGCGACCCCGTTTCGTCCGGTCACGACACCACCGCTGGGGCTGTTACACCAGGACGACGGCCGCATCGCCCTGGGCGCCGCGGTGCCGCTGGGTATTCTGCGGTCAACGGTCGCCCAATCCCTGGCCACCTTCGACGCGCCGCTGGTGGTGACACCGTGGCGGTCGGTGCTGCTGTGCGACCTGGACGAGAGCCGCGCCGGCGCAGCACTGCGGGTGTTGGACGCGGCAGGCTTGGTTTTCGATGAGACGTCTGCCTGGCTGAGGGTGAGCGCATGCACCGGAAGCCCGGGCTGCGCCCACTCTGCTGCCGATGTGCGCGCGGACGCCGCCGCAGCCGCCCGCACTGCTGACAGCACCGGCCACCGGCACTTCGTCGGCTGCGCGCGGGCATGCGGCAGCCCGCCCGTGGGCCAGGTTCTGGTGGCCACCGCAGAGGGATACCGACTGCTGCGGGACGCGGCGCTCCCCGGCGCGGCGACGTCCGGCACAGCCGGTGGTCACCCGCAGGTTAAGCCGTAG
- a CDS encoding 1,2-dihydroxy-3-keto-5-methylthiopentene dioxygenase gives MTLLQVMADGAAADVRLRTDNPAEIETELAGRGIRFDRWPAQPGRTATASAAEILDAYGDRISALNAGGRYRVIDVARLHPDDQDPGWAATAKAARDTFRSEHRHAEDEVRFFAAGRGCFYLHLPGEVVAVVCEEGDLLSVPAATRHWFDMGERPDFVAIRFFEQQGGWIGDFTGDPIATRFPTLDELVAA, from the coding sequence ATGACCCTGCTTCAGGTGATGGCCGACGGCGCAGCCGCCGATGTGCGGCTGCGCACCGACAACCCGGCCGAGATCGAGACCGAATTAGCCGGCCGCGGAATCAGGTTCGACCGCTGGCCCGCGCAGCCGGGACGCACCGCAACAGCGTCCGCCGCCGAGATCCTGGACGCCTACGGCGACCGGATCAGCGCACTCAATGCCGGCGGACGCTACCGGGTCATCGACGTGGCCCGGCTGCATCCCGACGACCAAGACCCGGGCTGGGCGGCCACCGCCAAGGCCGCCCGGGACACGTTCCGTTCCGAGCACCGTCACGCCGAGGACGAAGTGCGGTTCTTCGCCGCCGGGCGGGGCTGCTTCTACCTGCACCTGCCCGGGGAGGTCGTCGCGGTGGTGTGTGAAGAGGGTGACCTGCTGTCGGTGCCGGCCGCCACACGGCACTGGTTCGATATGGGTGAGCGCCCCGATTTCGTGGCGATCCGGTTTTTTGAACAGCAGGGCGGCTGGATCGGCGACTTCACCGGCGACCCTATCGCCACACGGTTTCCGACGCTCGATGAGCTTGTCGCGGCATGA
- a CDS encoding universal stress protein: MPTALAQPGIVVGIDGSAHSHAALRWAVQEATIRNAALTLVYAAAPIPAGSPILTQWPGGVVPAEVLQQLEGRARQVLADAVQVVEEMAGDRSRLRIKSELISEPPVPALVDVSTKADMVVVGSRGQGAVKRVLLGSVSTGLVHHAHCPVAVIRDGVVPPAHGPVLVGIDGSPVSELATAIAFDEASWRGAELVALYAWTDAEVPDMTHREWTGLTRTSWSALQSEAEETLAERLAGWRDRYPDVTVHRVVVPNRPAQHLLERAESAQLVIVGSHGRGGFAGMLLGSVSTAVVHAARTPVIVARQR; this comes from the coding sequence ATGCCCACTGCACTCGCGCAGCCGGGAATTGTCGTCGGTATCGACGGCTCCGCGCATTCGCACGCCGCCCTGCGCTGGGCCGTCCAGGAGGCGACGATACGCAACGCGGCCCTGACACTGGTGTACGCCGCGGCCCCGATCCCGGCCGGCTCGCCGATACTGACGCAGTGGCCGGGAGGCGTCGTCCCGGCTGAGGTCCTGCAACAGCTGGAAGGCAGGGCACGGCAGGTGCTCGCCGACGCGGTCCAGGTCGTCGAGGAGATGGCCGGCGACCGCAGCCGCCTACGCATCAAAAGCGAGCTGATCTCCGAGCCGCCGGTTCCCGCGCTCGTCGACGTGTCCACGAAAGCCGACATGGTCGTTGTGGGCAGTCGCGGCCAGGGTGCGGTGAAACGCGTGCTGCTGGGTTCGGTGAGTACCGGGCTGGTGCATCACGCCCACTGCCCGGTGGCGGTGATTCGCGACGGGGTCGTTCCGCCGGCGCACGGACCGGTGCTGGTCGGGATCGACGGGTCGCCGGTGTCGGAGCTGGCTACCGCCATCGCTTTCGATGAGGCGTCGTGGCGGGGGGCGGAGTTGGTCGCCCTGTACGCCTGGACTGACGCCGAGGTGCCCGACATGACACACCGGGAATGGACGGGGTTGACCCGAACATCGTGGTCGGCGCTGCAATCGGAGGCCGAGGAAACCCTGGCCGAACGGTTGGCCGGCTGGCGGGACCGCTACCCCGACGTCACCGTCCACCGGGTGGTGGTCCCCAACCGGCCGGCACAGCACCTGCTCGAGCGCGCTGAGTCGGCCCAGCTGGTGATCGTGGGCAGCCACGGGCGCGGCGGCTTTGCCGGCATGCTGCTCGGATCGGTCAGCACGGCGGTGGTGCACGCGGCCCGCACACCGGTGATCGTCGCCCGGCAGCGTTAG
- the mtnC gene encoding acireductone synthase, translating into MITAIVLDIEGTTSPTRSVRENLYGYTKARLGRWLADNRCGPADSVIAATRELAGRPEADATEVTEILCRWLDSDVKAEPLKTAQGLICAEGFRSGDLRGEFFDDVPPALSSWHDAGIRLYVYSSGSARNQQDWFAHARGGELASLISGWFDLTTAGPKRDVSSYRRIAGSIGLSGQQILLLSDHADELDAAAAAGWSVLGVTRPGEPHPPRPPHRWVTTFAEVDVLSALGEHRPGAGGCR; encoded by the coding sequence ATGATCACCGCGATCGTCCTCGACATCGAAGGCACCACCAGCCCGACCCGCTCGGTGCGCGAGAACCTCTACGGCTACACCAAAGCCCGCCTCGGCCGGTGGCTGGCCGATAACCGCTGCGGCCCAGCCGATTCGGTGATAGCTGCCACCCGCGAACTGGCCGGACGACCCGAAGCCGACGCAACCGAGGTAACGGAAATCCTTTGCCGCTGGCTTGATTCGGATGTCAAGGCCGAACCGTTGAAGACCGCGCAGGGTTTGATCTGCGCGGAGGGTTTCCGCAGCGGCGACCTGCGTGGGGAATTCTTCGACGACGTACCGCCGGCGCTGTCCTCCTGGCATGACGCCGGCATAAGACTCTACGTGTACTCATCGGGTTCGGCTCGCAATCAACAGGATTGGTTTGCGCATGCCCGGGGTGGTGAGCTGGCGTCGTTGATCAGCGGCTGGTTCGACCTGACCACAGCCGGACCCAAGCGGGACGTGTCCTCCTACCGCAGGATCGCCGGGAGCATCGGACTGTCCGGGCAGCAGATCCTGCTGCTCTCCGATCACGCCGACGAACTCGACGCCGCAGCGGCCGCGGGCTGGTCGGTGCTCGGCGTGACCCGCCCGGGCGAACCTCACCCGCCGCGGCCCCCGCACCGCTGGGTCACCACCTTCGCCGAGGTCGACGTGCTGTCGGCGCTGGGTGAGCACCGACCCGGTGCCGGCGGGTGTCGCTGA
- a CDS encoding precorrin-8X methylmutase: MLDYIRDAAEIYRRSFATIRAEADLTGFPPDVADVVVRLIHTCGQVDLTEHIAYTDDVVTRAGAALRGGAPVVCDSSMVAAGITRRRLPAGNEVVSLVADSRAAELADRQHTTRSAAGVELWADRLGGAVLAIGNAPTALFRLLELLDDGVPAPAAVLGGPVGFVGSAQAKQELIDRPRGMAYLVVRGRRGGSALAAAAVNAIAAGAHD, translated from the coding sequence GTGCTCGACTACATTCGCGATGCCGCGGAGATCTACCGGCGATCATTCGCGACCATCCGCGCCGAAGCGGATTTGACGGGTTTCCCCCCCGATGTGGCAGATGTCGTGGTGCGGTTGATCCACACCTGCGGCCAGGTCGACCTCACCGAGCACATCGCCTACACCGACGATGTTGTCACCCGCGCCGGCGCCGCGCTGCGCGGCGGCGCCCCGGTGGTGTGCGACTCGTCGATGGTGGCCGCCGGCATCACCAGAAGGCGGCTGCCGGCCGGCAATGAAGTGGTGTCACTGGTGGCCGACTCGCGGGCTGCTGAGCTCGCCGACCGGCAGCACACCACCCGATCGGCGGCCGGTGTCGAGCTGTGGGCCGACCGGCTGGGCGGCGCGGTGCTGGCGATTGGCAACGCGCCCACGGCCCTGTTCCGGCTGCTCGAGCTGCTCGACGATGGGGTCCCGGCGCCGGCCGCTGTGCTCGGCGGCCCGGTGGGCTTCGTCGGCTCCGCCCAAGCCAAGCAGGAGCTCATCGACCGCCCGCGCGGTATGGCCTATCTTGTTGTGCGGGGACGCCGCGGCGGAAGCGCGCTGGCCGCCGCGGCCGTCAACGCGATCGCGGCCGGTGCACATGACTAA